The Vitis riparia cultivar Riparia Gloire de Montpellier isolate 1030 chromosome 3, EGFV_Vit.rip_1.0, whole genome shotgun sequence genome includes a region encoding these proteins:
- the LOC117911037 gene encoding anthocyanidin 3-O-glucosyltransferase 2-like: MKKVEFVFIPLPLIGHLVPTVELAKLLVDRDDHFSITLLIMKLPIGNSVVTNFLHSVSASVSGSIRFVHLPEPGSDSSNSHPSSSSRGPFVHNLIENQKPFVRDAVHQLVQSGESGRLGGIVVDLTCTSMIDVANELGVPSYVFFTCSAALLALIFHLQTLKDHQGVDVTEFGDSDIELVVPGFVNSVPARVLPAAAVDKEGSGSTVFLDRPRRFRETKGILVNTFIELESHAINSFGNGTTPPVYPVGPLLNLKHDQNRELDVIHWLDDQPPSSVVFLCFGSLGAFNKGQIMEIANGLENSGFRFVWTLRGPPPKDDIASTDYTDFDEVLPKGFLNRTFGVGKIIGWAPQTDILSHHAIGGFISHCGWHSILESIWYGVPIATWPMDAEQQLNAFQMVRELGIAIEIKLDNKKIVSDLVNTQEVESKIKSLMDSSSDVKRKGKEMREKCVQALVKGGSSHNYLECLIEDMISNM; encoded by the coding sequence ATGAAGAAAGTAGAGTTCGTTTTTATCCCTCTTCCACTCATAGGCCACCTGGTACCAACTGTGGAGTTGGCAAAGCTTCTTGTTGATAGAGATGACCACTTCTCAATCACTCTGCTCATCATGAAGCTGCCTATTGGCAATTCTGTGGTAACCAACTTTCTTCATTCAGTTTCTGCTTCCGTTTCTGGTTCTATTCGATTTGTCCATCTTCCTGAGCCCGGCTCGGATTCATCCAACTCCCATCCATCATCGTCATCGCGGGGTCCCTTCGTCCATAATCTCATTGAAAACCAGAAGCCTTTCGTGAGGGATGCAGTCCACCAGCTCGTTCAGTCTGGTGAGTCGGGTCGACTCGGTGGGATTGTGGTTGATCTGACTTGCACTTCCATGATAGATGTGGCTAATGAATTGGGCGTTCCTTCGTATGTATTCTTCACCTGCAGTGCGGCCCTTCTTGCTCTCATATTTCATCTTCAAACCCTGAAGGACCATCAGGGCGTGGATGTCACTGAGTTTGGTGACTCGGATATTGAGTTGGTGGTCCCAGGTTTTGTCAACTCGGTTCCTGCTCGAGTCTTGCCTGCTGCCGCGGTGGACAAGGAGGGCAGCGGATCCACCGTGTTCCTTGACCGGCCAAGGAGGTTTAGAGAAACCAAAGGTATTTTGGTAAACACGTTCATAGAGTTAGAATCCCATGCAATAAACTCGTTTGGGAATGGTACAACTCCTCCAGTGTACCCGGTGGGACCCCTCTTGAACTTAAAGCATGACCAAAATCGTGAGTTGGATGTCATCCACTGGCTTGATGATCAACCTCCATCTTCTGTGGTGTTTTTATGCTTTGGTAGCCTTGGAGCATTTAACAAAGGTCAAATAATGGAGATAGCAAATGGGCTTGAAAATAGTGGATTTCGTTTTGTATGGACCCTTCGTGGACCTCCACCAAAAGATGATATTGCGTCTACTGATTATACAGATTTTGATGAAGTTCTGCCTAAAGGATTCTTAAATCGAACGTTTGGGGTTGGAAAGATAATTGGATGGGCACCACAAACGGATATCTTATCCCACCATGCCATAGGAGGGTTTATATCTCATTGTGGATGGCATTCTATATTAGAGAGCATATGGTATGGTGTACCAATAGCTACCTGGCCAATGGATGCAGAACAACAGCTTAATGCATTTCAAATGGTTAGAGAATTGGGAATAGCAATAGAAATCAAATTggataacaaaaaaattgttagtGATCTTGTAAATACTCAAGAAGTGGagagtaaaataaaaagtttgatGGATAGTAGTAGTGACGTCAAAAGAAAGGggaaagagatgagagaaaagtgTGTGCAGGCCCTTGTGAAGGGTGGATCTTCACACAATTACTTGGAATGTCTAATAGAAGACATGATTAGTAACATgtaa